One Candidatus Hydrogenedentota bacterium DNA segment encodes these proteins:
- a CDS encoding alpha-N-acetylglucosaminidase, with product MKRIPVLLTLMLFAPMALADTVSAARGLIGRVLPDNADLFSVEVIPQENSLDVFEVESVGGKIVLRGSSGVAAASALNWYLRQYCLVQISWRGGPVTLPDPPPRVAQKVRKTTPFDWRYCFNYCCFSYSMAWWDWPEWERAIDWMAMNGINMPLAVTGQESVWREVGRSLGLGKDDMDRFFVGAAYLPFGWMGCMDGWGGPLTESWIDRHAALGKRILDRERELGMKPVLQGFTGHVPAALKEKFPDAKFQQLPSWCGFPGTTFVDPHDPLFEEIGRTFITEQTRQFGTDHLYASDTFIEMSPPSNDPAFLDAMGKAVHGAMRAGDPDAVWVMQGWLFVNNPDFWQPPQAKALLDSVADDRMLVLDLYCESRPAWKLTESFHGKPWLWCIIQDFGDVVSMHGGLPQISHGLSAALADPSRGKLRGAGLIMEGMGYNPVVHDLATEMFWSPEKKGLEAWVSDYARQRYGRHNRAAESAWRGFLETAYGCSGRNNSVICMRPALNARDVWGGGKPPYKPERLAGALDELLSCADEFQGVDNYQYDVAHVTRQVLSEIAGQHHARIMQAHADGNRDVFGRETAAFLELLDNMDRLLATRPEFLLGKWLEDAKRWGNNEEEKRLLEWNARNQITLWGPADGVLHDYAQKQWSGLVRGFYKPRWEQFFDALRVGMDSGATFEAEAFTRTLQEWEAAWTHQTENHPATPSGEPVTIARELLEKYRQSAN from the coding sequence ATGAAACGCATCCCCGTTCTGCTTACATTGATGTTGTTCGCGCCCATGGCCCTGGCGGACACGGTTTCCGCCGCGCGGGGCTTGATTGGGCGGGTGCTCCCCGACAATGCGGACCTGTTCTCCGTGGAAGTCATCCCGCAGGAAAACAGCCTCGACGTGTTTGAGGTTGAGAGTGTCGGGGGGAAAATCGTCCTGCGCGGCTCGTCGGGGGTGGCGGCGGCCTCCGCGCTGAACTGGTACCTGCGGCAGTATTGCCTGGTACAGATTTCCTGGCGCGGTGGCCCGGTGACCCTGCCCGACCCGCCGCCGCGCGTGGCGCAAAAAGTGCGCAAGACCACACCCTTTGACTGGCGCTACTGCTTCAATTACTGCTGTTTCAGTTATTCAATGGCCTGGTGGGACTGGCCCGAATGGGAGCGGGCCATTGACTGGATGGCGATGAACGGCATCAACATGCCCCTTGCGGTCACGGGGCAGGAGTCGGTCTGGCGTGAGGTGGGCCGCAGCCTCGGGCTGGGCAAGGACGACATGGACCGGTTCTTTGTCGGGGCCGCCTACCTGCCCTTTGGCTGGATGGGCTGCATGGACGGCTGGGGCGGCCCCCTGACGGAGAGCTGGATTGACCGGCACGCGGCGCTGGGAAAACGCATCCTCGACCGCGAGCGTGAACTGGGCATGAAACCGGTGCTGCAGGGCTTCACGGGGCATGTGCCCGCCGCGCTCAAGGAAAAGTTTCCGGATGCCAAATTCCAACAACTGCCCAGTTGGTGCGGGTTTCCCGGCACCACCTTTGTGGACCCGCACGACCCGCTTTTTGAGGAAATAGGCCGGACTTTCATTACGGAGCAGACCCGCCAGTTCGGCACGGACCACCTTTACGCCTCGGACACCTTTATCGAGATGTCACCGCCCAGCAACGACCCGGCTTTTCTGGACGCCATGGGCAAGGCCGTGCACGGGGCCATGCGCGCCGGGGACCCGGACGCGGTCTGGGTCATGCAGGGCTGGCTTTTTGTGAACAACCCGGACTTCTGGCAGCCGCCCCAGGCCAAGGCCCTGCTCGACTCGGTTGCGGACGATCGCATGCTGGTGCTCGACCTGTACTGCGAGAGCAGGCCAGCATGGAAACTCACCGAGTCTTTCCACGGCAAGCCCTGGCTCTGGTGCATCATCCAGGATTTCGGGGATGTGGTGAGCATGCACGGCGGACTGCCCCAAATCTCCCACGGGCTCTCCGCCGCGCTGGCCGACCCGTCCCGGGGAAAACTCCGCGGCGCGGGACTCATCATGGAGGGGATGGGCTACAACCCCGTCGTGCATGACCTGGCCACCGAAATGTTCTGGAGCCCGGAAAAGAAAGGGCTGGAGGCGTGGGTCTCGGACTATGCGCGCCAGCGCTACGGCAGGCACAACCGGGCGGCGGAAAGCGCCTGGCGGGGATTTCTCGAAACCGCCTACGGGTGTTCTGGGCGGAACAACTCCGTCATTTGCATGCGCCCGGCCCTGAACGCCCGGGATGTCTGGGGAGGAGGGAAGCCTCCCTACAAGCCGGAGCGGCTGGCCGGGGCGCTGGACGAACTCCTCTCCTGCGCCGACGAGTTTCAGGGCGTGGACAACTACCAGTATGACGTGGCGCATGTGACACGGCAGGTCCTCTCGGAAATCGCGGGACAACACCACGCGCGCATCATGCAGGCCCATGCCGACGGGAACCGGGATGTTTTTGGCAGGGAGACCGCCGCATTTTTGGAACTGCTCGACAACATGGACCGCCTGCTTGCCACGCGCCCCGAGTTCCTGCTGGGCAAGTGGCTGGAGGACGCCAAGCGCTGGGGGAACAACGAGGAGGAAAAGCGTCTGCTGGAATGGAACGCCCGGAATCAGATCACCCTATGGGGGCCGGCGGACGGGGTTCTCCACGACTATGCCCAAAAGCAGTGGTCCGGTCTCGTCCGGGGCTTTTACAAACCCCGCTGGGAACAGTTCTTCGACGCCCTCCGGGTTGGCATGGACAGCGGCGCCACCTTTGAAGCGGAGGCCTTCACCCGCACGCTTCAGGAATGGGAGGCCGCCTGGACACACCAAACCGAAAACCATCCCGCCACACCGAGCGGGGAGCCTGTGACGATTGCGCGTGAACTGTTGGAGAAGTACCGCCAAAGCGCCAATTGA
- a CDS encoding gamma-glutamyltransferase family protein gives MNRREFLAGIGAVSLGAAFPPGGSAWTEDPALTDPAKGTNRENVLRRNQNRSTVIGRSGMVCASHPLATLAGLNMLQAGGNAVDAAVSANAMLGLVEPMNCGPGGDLFAILWIEKEQKLFGLNASGRAPRSWNLDEAKDLGMDSIPPYSPLAWNVPGCVGGWEALLGRFGSMKPAALLEPAIRHARDGFPLSSIIADEWGFDPAKFPSLATVFAPEGRPPRYGEVFRNPDLADFYGLIAREGLRAFYEGEPAERIVRHSKAVGGRFSAEDFRENRPAWVEPVSTNYRGFDVWEIPPNGQGISVLQMLNMLETFDIGGMKPNSAEQIHLFIEAKKLAWEDRSVYYADMDFAEVPLERLVSKDYGRKRAKLIDPKRAAGRVAPGDPVGSDTVYLTTADSEGNMVSLIQSIYHGWGSHLVPEGLGFALQNRGMSFSLDPAHRNRLEPGKRPFHTIIPAFVTREGRPVFSFGVMGGDFQPQGHVQVLMNLLDFGMSPQQAGEQPRVQHAGGSSPQGRAATRPGMVTCEPLVPEETRARLAEMGHKISKVDDTFGGYQGIWREEDPRRYFGGSDPRKDGCAMGC, from the coding sequence ATGAACCGACGGGAATTTCTTGCGGGAATCGGCGCGGTTTCCCTGGGGGCCGCGTTTCCGCCGGGCGGGTCCGCCTGGACGGAGGACCCGGCACTCACGGACCCCGCAAAAGGAACCAACCGTGAAAACGTCCTGCGGCGAAACCAGAACCGTTCCACGGTGATTGGCCGCAGCGGCATGGTCTGCGCGAGCCATCCCCTGGCCACCCTTGCGGGGCTGAACATGCTCCAGGCCGGCGGCAACGCCGTGGACGCCGCCGTCAGCGCGAACGCCATGCTCGGGCTGGTGGAGCCGATGAACTGTGGACCCGGCGGCGACCTCTTCGCCATCCTCTGGATAGAGAAAGAGCAAAAACTGTTCGGCCTGAATGCCAGCGGACGCGCGCCGCGGTCCTGGAATCTGGATGAGGCGAAGGACCTCGGCATGGACAGCATTCCGCCTTACAGCCCCCTGGCATGGAATGTGCCCGGATGCGTGGGGGGATGGGAGGCGCTGCTGGGCCGTTTCGGCTCCATGAAACCCGCCGCACTCCTGGAACCGGCCATCCGGCACGCGCGCGACGGGTTTCCGCTCAGTTCCATCATCGCCGACGAGTGGGGCTTTGATCCCGCCAAATTTCCCTCCCTCGCAACGGTCTTCGCGCCGGAGGGCCGTCCGCCCCGTTATGGGGAGGTATTCCGCAATCCGGACCTGGCGGATTTCTACGGACTGATCGCGCGGGAGGGCCTTCGCGCCTTTTACGAGGGCGAGCCGGCGGAGCGCATCGTCCGCCACTCGAAGGCCGTTGGCGGGCGTTTTTCCGCCGAAGATTTCAGGGAAAACCGCCCGGCATGGGTCGAGCCCGTGTCCACAAACTACCGGGGCTTTGATGTCTGGGAGATACCCCCGAACGGCCAGGGAATCAGCGTGCTTCAAATGCTGAACATGCTGGAAACCTTCGACATTGGCGGCATGAAGCCGAATTCCGCCGAACAGATTCATCTCTTCATCGAGGCGAAAAAGCTCGCCTGGGAGGACCGGTCTGTCTATTACGCCGACATGGACTTCGCGGAGGTTCCTTTGGAAAGGCTGGTTTCCAAGGACTATGGCCGGAAACGCGCCAAACTGATTGACCCGAAGCGAGCCGCCGGGCGGGTCGCCCCCGGCGACCCCGTGGGCAGTGACACGGTCTACCTCACCACGGCGGACAGTGAGGGGAACATGGTGTCCCTCATCCAGAGCATCTACCACGGCTGGGGTTCGCATCTTGTGCCGGAGGGTCTTGGATTTGCCCTGCAAAACAGGGGCATGTCCTTCAGTCTCGACCCTGCGCACCGCAACCGGCTCGAACCGGGAAAACGCCCGTTCCACACCATCATCCCGGCCTTTGTCACCCGGGAGGGCAGGCCGGTCTTCTCTTTCGGCGTGATGGGCGGCGATTTCCAGCCGCAGGGCCACGTCCAGGTGCTCATGAATCTGCTGGATTTCGGGATGTCCCCGCAACAGGCCGGAGAGCAGCCGCGCGTGCAGCATGCGGGCGGGTCCAGCCCGCAGGGAAGGGCGGCCACCAGGCCGGGCATGGTAACCTGTGAGCCACTCGTCCCGGAGGAGACAAGGGCGCGGCTCGCGGAGATGGGCCATAAGATCAGCAAGGTGGACGACACCTTCGGCGGCTATCAGGGCATCTGGCGTGAGGAGGACCCGCGCCGCTACTTTGGCGGCTCGGACCCGCGCAAGGACGGCTGCGCCATGGGATGCTGA